From the Selenomonadales bacterium genome, one window contains:
- a CDS encoding phage antirepressor KilAC domain-containing protein: MNELQAFSYEGNEIRTIQRNGEPWWVLKDVCDVLELSNSRMVADRLDEDEKDVSIVDTLGGKQELTVISESGLYNVILLSRKPEAKKFKRWVTHEVLPQIRKHGAYVTTSKLEEIMNDPDSWIMLLTTLKAERQAKEQLQVQAAENKPKVIFADAVSVSEGTILIGELAKILKGNGVDIGQNRLFERLRQDGFLIKRKGTDYNAPTQKAMELGLFKVKETAITHSDGHVTISKTTKVTGKGQQYFINYFLGAKKNGHGLA, translated from the coding sequence ATGAACGAACTACAGGCATTCTCCTACGAGGGGAACGAGATCAGAACTATTCAGAGGAACGGCGAGCCCTGGTGGGTGTTAAAGGATGTATGTGATGTGCTGGAACTCAGTAACAGTCGCATGGTAGCTGACCGCTTGGACGAGGACGAGAAGGATGTAAGTATTGTTGACACCCTTGGCGGCAAACAGGAACTGACAGTGATTAGCGAGAGCGGGCTCTATAATGTTATCCTGCTCTCCCGCAAGCCCGAAGCCAAGAAGTTCAAACGCTGGGTCACCCACGAAGTTCTGCCGCAAATCCGAAAGCATGGTGCTTACGTCACAACCTCCAAACTGGAAGAAATCATGAATGACCCCGACTCCTGGATTATGCTCTTAACCACTCTCAAGGCGGAACGCCAGGCAAAAGAGCAGCTCCAGGTTCAGGCAGCAGAGAACAAACCAAAGGTAATCTTTGCTGATGCCGTATCGGTTTCTGAAGGGACCATCCTCATCGGTGAGCTGGCCAAAATCCTCAAGGGCAACGGTGTCGACATCGGTCAGAACCGCTTGTTTGAAAGGCTCCGACAGGACGGCTTTTTAATTAAGCGGAAGGGTACCGATTACAATGCCCCGACACAGAAGGCTATGGAGCTTGGGCTGTTTAAGGTCAAGGAAACGGCCATTACTCATTCCGATGGTCATGTCACCATTTCTAAGACGACAAAGGTGACGGGCAAAGGGCAGCAGTACTTTATCAACTACTTTCTGGGCGCAAAGAAGAACGGCCATGGACTGGCGTAA
- a CDS encoding rRNA biogenesis protein rrp5, which yields MSKIKLLHDVVNNLRSLADSVQAVADAMAANEPVESALPETATAQVAKPATKPVTLEQVRAALAEKSQLGFTANVRSLLEKYGAPKLSQIDPANYAALLADAEALK from the coding sequence TTGAGCAAGATTAAGCTGCTGCATGATGTAGTCAATAATCTGCGCTCCCTTGCAGATAGTGTACAGGCGGTTGCGGATGCAATGGCGGCAAACGAGCCTGTTGAAAGCGCCCTGCCGGAAACAGCCACGGCACAGGTAGCAAAGCCTGCGACAAAGCCGGTAACGCTGGAGCAGGTGCGGGCAGCACTGGCCGAAAAGAGCCAGCTAGGGTTCACGGCAAACGTAAGGTCACTGTTAGAAAAGTACGGTGCGCCGAAACTTAGTCAGATTGATCCGGCAAACTACGCGGCGCTGCTGGCCGATGCAGAGGCCCTGAAATGA
- a CDS encoding DEAD/DEAH box helicase, with the protein MKYEPHEYQVYATEYILQHPIAAILLDMGLGKSVITLTAIFDLTLDSFLIRKVLVIAPLRVARDTWPAEIEKWDHLRDLTYTVAIGNESQRKAALLQRVQVYLINRENVEWLVTKSGLPFDYDMVVVDELSSFKSHQAKRFRSLIKVRPLVKRIVGLTGTPSSNGLIDLWAEFRLLDMGRRLGRFIGNYREAFFTPDKRNGQVIFSYKPKPGAEEAIYRLISDITISMKGSDYLKLPELVMNEVPVRMSEPEAQHYQTMKAEMVLSFKHREIDAANAAALSGKLLQMANGAVYDGDGGVVKLHDRKLDALEDIIEAANGKSVLVAYWFRHDLERILERFAAEKLDSAESIRRWNKGEIQLGVIHPASAGHGLNLQAGGSTLVWFGLTWSLELYQQTNARLWRQGQKDTVVIHHIIARDTIDEQVMKALKDKNNTQAALIDAVKAAVKGGLAQ; encoded by the coding sequence ATGAAATACGAACCACATGAATACCAGGTATATGCCACGGAGTATATCCTCCAGCATCCCATTGCGGCGATCCTGCTGGATATGGGTCTTGGTAAGTCGGTGATCACCCTGACCGCCATCTTTGACCTCACCCTGGACAGCTTTCTGATTCGCAAGGTGCTGGTCATCGCCCCTCTCAGAGTGGCACGGGATACCTGGCCCGCGGAGATTGAGAAGTGGGATCATCTGCGCGACCTGACCTATACAGTTGCAATCGGCAATGAGTCCCAGCGGAAAGCGGCTCTGTTGCAAAGAGTACAGGTCTACCTTATCAATCGGGAGAACGTGGAGTGGTTGGTCACCAAGAGCGGGCTCCCCTTTGACTACGATATGGTAGTAGTCGATGAGCTGTCCTCCTTCAAGTCTCATCAAGCCAAGCGGTTCAGAAGCCTGATCAAAGTGAGGCCCCTGGTTAAGCGGATAGTGGGTCTGACGGGCACACCGTCCAGCAATGGGCTAATCGACTTATGGGCGGAGTTTCGCCTCCTTGACATGGGGCGGCGCCTGGGGCGCTTTATTGGCAATTACCGTGAAGCCTTCTTCACGCCGGATAAGCGCAATGGCCAGGTCATCTTTAGCTATAAACCGAAACCCGGGGCAGAGGAAGCCATCTACCGCCTCATTTCAGACATCACCATCAGCATGAAGGGCAGCGACTACCTGAAACTGCCCGAGCTCGTGATGAATGAAGTTCCCGTCCGGATGTCCGAGCCTGAAGCGCAACACTACCAGACCATGAAGGCTGAGATGGTGCTGTCCTTCAAGCACAGGGAAATTGACGCCGCAAATGCTGCAGCCCTCTCCGGCAAGCTGCTTCAGATGGCTAACGGAGCAGTCTACGATGGTGACGGTGGCGTGGTTAAGCTTCATGACCGCAAGCTAGATGCTTTGGAGGATATTATCGAAGCTGCTAACGGCAAGTCGGTGCTGGTTGCCTATTGGTTCAGGCACGATCTGGAGCGGATATTGGAGCGTTTTGCGGCTGAAAAATTGGATTCAGCAGAGAGCATCAGGCGATGGAACAAAGGAGAAATCCAGCTGGGAGTCATTCACCCGGCTTCTGCTGGTCACGGACTAAATCTACAGGCGGGGGGTTCTACGCTGGTATGGTTTGGCCTTACCTGGAGTCTGGAGCTTTACCAGCAAACCAACGCTCGTCTCTGGCGGCAAGGGCAAAAGGACACGGTTGTGATTCACCATATCATAGCCAGGGATACCATTGACGAACAGGTCATGAAAGCTCTAAAGGATAAGAACAATACCCAAGCCGCGCTTATCGATGCGGTCAAGGCGGCTGTTAAAGGAGGTTTGGCACAGTGA
- a CDS encoding terminase, protein MAKDGTNRGGRRIRAGDKPHALADKITKGKAAKILEVPDLKPESLLEAEDLEGAADLHGEDMPTPSDFLRSRQKDGKSLGADALFIETWKWLKERGCEKFVNPRLIEAYAQAFTRYIQCEEAISLYGLLGKHPTTGGAIASPFVQMSQSFQKQANLLWYEIFDIVKQNCTTAFVSNPQDDIMEALLSGRRK, encoded by the coding sequence GTGGCAAAGGACGGCACTAACAGAGGGGGCAGGCGCATTCGCGCCGGAGATAAGCCCCATGCTTTGGCGGACAAAATCACAAAAGGCAAGGCAGCAAAGATATTGGAGGTCCCGGACCTCAAACCTGAATCCCTGCTTGAAGCTGAGGACCTTGAGGGAGCAGCAGATCTACATGGAGAGGACATGCCAACTCCCAGCGACTTTCTTCGCTCTAGGCAAAAGGACGGCAAGTCGCTGGGTGCTGATGCTCTCTTTATTGAAACGTGGAAATGGCTCAAAGAACGTGGGTGCGAAAAGTTTGTAAACCCGAGGCTTATCGAGGCCTATGCGCAAGCTTTCACCCGCTACATTCAATGCGAAGAGGCCATTAGTCTGTACGGCCTTCTAGGCAAACACCCGACAACCGGTGGGGCGATCGCCAGCCCCTTCGTTCAGATGAGCCAGTCATTTCAGAAACAGGCTAACCTGCTCTGGTATGAGATTTTCGACATCGTGAAGCAGAACTGCACCACAGCCTTTGTGAGCAACCCGCAGGACGACATTATGGAGGCCCTATTA
- a CDS encoding helix-turn-helix transcriptional regulator yields the protein MAFSYNKLWKLLIDKKMMKKDLMAATDLTTTTMAKLGKDLPVSMDVLARICKALKCNIGDIVDYVDEDTK from the coding sequence ATGGCGTTCAGTTACAACAAGCTATGGAAGTTGCTGATCGACAAAAAAATGATGAAGAAGGATTTGATGGCAGCGACTGATTTAACTACTACGACTATGGCGAAATTAGGCAAAGATCTTCCGGTTAGCATGGATGTTCTGGCACGTATATGCAAGGCACTTAAGTGCAATATCGGCGACATCGTCGATTACGTCGACGAGGACACCAAATAG
- a CDS encoding DUF2800 domain-containing protein encodes MSAEKQHALLSASGAHRWMNCPPSARLEREFEDNSGEAAAEGTSAHALAEHKLRKALKRRSRKPVSKYDSDEMDVYTDGYVEFIQELIALIKQDCADPVVLIEQRLDFSKYVPDGFGTGDCVIISDRTLHIVDFKYGQGILVSAESNPQMMLYALGALELFDGIYDITSVSMTIYQPRRENVSTFTMDKESLYQWADEVLKPIASLAFEGSGECVPGEWCRFCRAAVKCRARAEDNLSLARFEFALPPLLSDGEIEEILAKLDDLISWASDIKAYALEAAVRHGKEWPGFKLVEGRSNRKYANEEAVAEAARGAGYRDIYRQSLITLTEMERLMGRDNFQALLGGLIEKPPGKPTLVPLSDKRQAINTSAIDEFKEEK; translated from the coding sequence ATGAGTGCGGAGAAGCAGCATGCACTGCTCTCGGCTTCAGGTGCCCATCGCTGGATGAACTGTCCACCGTCAGCGCGGCTGGAGCGGGAGTTTGAGGACAACAGCGGAGAAGCTGCCGCCGAAGGCACATCCGCTCATGCACTGGCAGAACACAAGCTGCGTAAGGCCCTCAAACGGCGCTCAAGAAAGCCCGTCTCCAAGTACGATTCCGACGAGATGGACGTTTACACAGATGGCTATGTGGAGTTTATCCAGGAACTGATCGCCCTGATAAAGCAGGACTGCGCTGACCCAGTAGTGCTTATAGAGCAACGCCTGGACTTCTCAAAGTACGTACCTGACGGATTTGGCACGGGCGACTGTGTAATTATTTCCGATAGGACGCTTCACATCGTGGACTTCAAGTATGGTCAGGGTATTTTGGTCAGCGCAGAGAGCAACCCGCAGATGATGCTATATGCCCTTGGTGCCCTCGAGCTCTTCGACGGCATCTACGATATCACCTCAGTGTCTATGACCATCTATCAGCCACGGCGTGAGAATGTCAGTACCTTTACCATGGACAAGGAGTCCCTCTATCAGTGGGCCGACGAGGTCCTCAAGCCCATTGCCAGCCTTGCCTTCGAAGGCTCGGGAGAGTGCGTCCCCGGCGAGTGGTGCCGGTTCTGCCGTGCGGCGGTGAAGTGCCGCGCGCGGGCGGAGGACAACCTTAGCCTTGCCCGGTTTGAGTTTGCACTGCCACCGCTACTCTCGGACGGAGAGATTGAAGAAATCCTCGCCAAACTGGATGACCTTATATCCTGGGCGAGCGACATCAAGGCATATGCTCTGGAGGCAGCGGTCAGGCACGGCAAGGAGTGGCCGGGTTTCAAGCTGGTGGAGGGACGCTCCAACCGCAAATACGCTAACGAGGAAGCAGTGGCCGAAGCCGCAAGAGGTGCAGGCTACCGTGATATCTACCGCCAGAGCCTGATCACACTCACCGAGATGGAGCGGCTTATGGGCAGAGACAACTTTCAGGCTTTACTCGGCGGCCTAATTGAAAAGCCGCCTGGTAAGCCAACTCTGGTCCCGCTATCGGACAAGCGTCAAGCAATCAACACATCTGCTATAGATGAATTTAAGGAGGAGAAGTAA
- a CDS encoding DUF2815 family protein: protein MSNNATRINPSPAKNPTKVVTGVVRLSYANVHEPKSINGGTPKYSVSLIIPKSDTKTLAAINAAVDAAIEEGRGKFGGKIPSKSALKLPLRDGDIDRPDDEAYADSYFVNANSNSAPEIVDKSLNPIMSRSEVYSGVYARVSVNFYAFNSNGNRGVACGLGNIQKVRDGEPLGGRASAADDFTTDSDGDDFLG, encoded by the coding sequence ATGTCAAACAACGCAACCCGTATTAATCCGAGTCCCGCCAAGAATCCCACAAAGGTGGTCACCGGGGTCGTCCGCCTCAGTTATGCCAATGTCCACGAACCCAAGAGCATCAACGGCGGAACGCCCAAGTACAGCGTCAGCCTAATCATCCCCAAGAGCGACACCAAGACCCTCGCGGCCATCAACGCCGCTGTAGACGCCGCCATCGAGGAAGGGCGCGGCAAGTTTGGGGGCAAGATCCCGAGCAAGTCCGCCTTGAAACTGCCGCTGCGGGACGGCGATATTGACCGCCCGGACGATGAGGCCTATGCCGACAGCTACTTCGTGAACGCCAACAGCAACTCTGCGCCAGAGATCGTGGACAAGTCCCTGAACCCCATCATGAGCCGTTCTGAGGTCTACTCCGGGGTCTATGCGAGAGTAAGCGTGAACTTCTATGCGTTTAACTCTAACGGCAACCGCGGTGTTGCCTGCGGACTGGGTAACATCCAGAAAGTCCGTGACGGTGAGCCGTTGGGCGGCCGGGCCAGCGCAGCGGATGACTTCACAACTGACAGCGATGGAGACGACTTCCTCGGCTAA
- a CDS encoding DUF4406 domain-containing protein has product MDWRNSKGYPEPTAAKALARVVSEEKAKAKERRSLVYICSPFAGDTDYNISRARGYCRFAISEGCVPLAPHLHFPQFLDEEDKESRELGLSCALVLLTKCDALWVFGGKISSGMAQEISKAESLGIPVRYFTERCKEVARDEDSRR; this is encoded by the coding sequence ATGGACTGGCGTAACAGCAAAGGCTACCCCGAGCCCACTGCCGCAAAAGCTCTAGCAAGAGTGGTATCTGAGGAAAAGGCTAAAGCAAAAGAGCGTCGCTCGCTGGTCTACATTTGCTCGCCTTTTGCTGGCGACACTGACTATAACATTAGCCGTGCCCGCGGTTACTGCCGGTTTGCGATCAGCGAGGGGTGCGTTCCCCTCGCACCGCACCTCCACTTCCCACAGTTTCTGGACGAGGAAGATAAAGAGAGCCGTGAACTCGGGTTATCCTGTGCGCTGGTTCTCCTGACAAAGTGCGACGCTCTGTGGGTGTTTGGCGGCAAGATTTCATCTGGGATGGCGCAGGAGATCTCCAAGGCCGAGAGCCTGGGGATTCCGGTCCGGTACTTCACTGAGAGATGCAAGGAGGTTGCGCGGGATGAAGATAGCCGTCGGTAA
- a CDS encoding DUF2326 domain-containing protein, with translation MLKRITCDKFKTQPEDFRTGLNVVLGSSGGSNAIGKSTFLLILEFAFGGDNYSKSAKDVITHIGHHTINFVFEFDGLPYFFSRSTSRPSVVNRCDSKFHVIEEIPIPKYREFLFHEYKICLRDITFGEIVERFFRIYGRGNHNEHKPLQGERESMATAVEYLMKLLDRFEDIQNLKTAEDSYGIKLSKQAERSVSDITAKISENLEKIESLEGRREKLCKQNEEANLRALGIDPQQAERLAEIKGELGKLNRRKSRLISQLNAIRNNMPDSNGVLNKDFSALLRFFPYAKIDAFIDVETFHAKINGFLRKDIEEEISRLTPQIEYIDADIASYEKQITDSGIAKSLSQSILTQYARVSREIDNLVEENEALRNEMAQIEKRKEIEYLLTSLRKRQEDALANAQADVNAEMKRINDIITGGHRAAPELTLRPDKTFEFETPDDKSEGTAFKGLVVFDLSMLALTPLPALIHDSSIVKRIEDADFEQILGLYQESSKQGKQVFIAFDKADSYTPKTFRTLEEAAVLRLSVGNELFGTSWSRQTAEPESKEKAETKQQTDEE, from the coding sequence ATGTTAAAGCGGATAACGTGTGATAAGTTCAAAACCCAGCCGGAAGACTTCCGCACCGGCCTTAACGTCGTCCTTGGCAGTTCAGGCGGTAGCAATGCCATTGGCAAGTCTACCTTCCTATTGATATTGGAATTTGCGTTCGGCGGGGACAACTACTCAAAATCTGCCAAGGACGTTATCACCCATATCGGGCATCACACCATAAACTTCGTCTTTGAGTTTGACGGCCTACCATACTTCTTTTCCCGAAGTACAAGCCGCCCCTCTGTAGTGAACCGTTGTGACAGCAAATTTCACGTTATCGAGGAAATACCCATACCTAAGTACCGCGAGTTTCTGTTTCACGAGTATAAGATATGCCTACGTGATATTACCTTCGGTGAGATTGTTGAGCGATTCTTCCGTATCTACGGACGTGGAAACCACAATGAACATAAGCCTCTACAGGGCGAGCGCGAATCGATGGCGACGGCTGTCGAGTACCTTATGAAACTTTTAGATAGGTTTGAGGACATCCAGAACCTTAAAACCGCCGAGGATAGCTACGGTATTAAGCTGAGTAAACAAGCCGAGCGCTCCGTCTCAGACATCACAGCTAAGATTTCTGAGAACCTCGAAAAGATAGAAAGCTTGGAAGGTCGTAGAGAGAAACTGTGCAAACAGAATGAGGAAGCCAATCTGCGTGCTTTGGGCATAGACCCGCAACAAGCGGAACGTCTCGCGGAAATCAAAGGAGAATTGGGCAAATTAAACCGGCGAAAGAGCCGTCTGATATCACAGCTTAATGCCATCCGCAACAATATGCCCGACAGCAACGGGGTACTGAATAAAGACTTCTCGGCTCTGCTCCGTTTTTTCCCTTACGCCAAAATCGATGCCTTTATTGACGTTGAAACGTTCCATGCAAAGATTAACGGCTTCCTCCGTAAGGACATTGAAGAGGAAATTTCGCGGTTGACCCCGCAGATTGAATACATAGACGCTGATATTGCATCATACGAAAAACAGATTACCGACTCAGGAATAGCTAAGTCGCTCTCACAATCTATTCTCACGCAATACGCCCGCGTGTCCCGAGAAATAGACAATCTGGTGGAAGAGAATGAAGCCCTGCGTAATGAAATGGCTCAGATAGAAAAGCGCAAGGAAATTGAGTATTTGTTAACGAGTCTTCGCAAGCGTCAAGAAGATGCTCTTGCTAACGCACAGGCTGACGTGAACGCGGAGATGAAACGGATTAACGACATCATCACAGGTGGTCATAGAGCAGCACCCGAATTGACGCTTAGACCGGATAAGACTTTTGAGTTTGAGACCCCAGACGATAAGAGCGAGGGCACGGCATTTAAGGGCCTAGTTGTTTTCGATCTGAGTATGCTTGCCTTAACTCCTCTTCCTGCGTTAATTCACGATTCGAGCATTGTTAAACGCATAGAGGATGCCGACTTTGAGCAGATACTCGGCTTGTACCAAGAAAGCAGTAAACAGGGCAAGCAGGTGTTCATCGCGTTTGATAAAGCGGATTCCTACACACCAAAAACCTTCCGCACGCTTGAGGAAGCGGCTGTTCTGCGCTTGTCTGTTGGCAATGAACTGTTCGGTACTTCTTGGAGTCGGCAGACTGCTGAACCTGAGTCCAAGGAAAAAGCGGAAACTAAACAGCAAACTGACGAAGAATAA
- a CDS encoding VRR-NUC domain-containing protein, with product MREKLIEQKLVRAVKAAGGIAVKFVSPGYDGMPDRLVLLPGSRMAFVEVKAHGRKPRPLQAIRHGMLRRLGFLVYVLDSETQIGGILDEIRTT from the coding sequence ATGCGTGAGAAACTGATAGAACAGAAACTTGTCCGAGCAGTCAAAGCAGCTGGTGGAATTGCCGTGAAGTTTGTCTCGCCTGGTTACGATGGCATGCCGGACCGTCTCGTGCTTCTACCTGGCAGTAGGATGGCTTTTGTGGAAGTGAAGGCGCATGGTAGGAAACCCAGACCCCTGCAGGCTATAAGGCATGGGATGCTCAGGCGGCTAGGATTTCTGGTGTATGTGTTAGACAGTGAAACACAGATTGGAGGGATACTCGATGAAATACGAACCACATGA
- a CDS encoding HNH endonuclease, producing the protein MPYKPKRPCSHPGCPELTDSRFCVAHAKQEARRYERYQRDPAVKKRYGRTWKRIRDRYIASHPLCEQCLARGKSVLADEVHHIKPLSQDGTNEFTNLMSLCTPCHSEITARDGSRWRRRDCPQGRS; encoded by the coding sequence ATGCCATACAAACCAAAGCGGCCTTGTTCACATCCCGGCTGCCCGGAGCTGACTGACTCCCGGTTCTGTGTAGCGCATGCGAAACAGGAAGCCAGGCGCTATGAACGCTACCAGCGCGACCCGGCAGTGAAGAAACGCTACGGCAGGACGTGGAAGCGCATCCGCGACCGTTACATCGCTTCCCATCCATTGTGTGAGCAATGCCTGGCGCGTGGTAAGAGCGTGCTAGCCGATGAGGTACACCACATAAAGCCGTTATCGCAAGACGGCACCAATGAATTCACAAACCTGATGTCCCTATGCACACCATGCCATTCTGAGATTACTGCTCGAGACGGTAGCCGCTGGAGGCGAAGGGACTGCCCCCAGGGGCGGTCTTAA
- a CDS encoding DNA polymerase, whose amino-acid sequence MKHLSVDIETFSDRDLSKCGVYKYAESPNFEILLFSYSADGGNVHVVDIVGGEKLPREIEKALVDESVTKWAFNAQFERVCLSRYLGHWLRPESWRCTMVWAAYLGLPLSLEGTGAVLGLEKQKLKEGKDLIRYFSVPCKPTKANGGRTRNLPSDAPDKWEQFRAYNVRDVETEQAIQARLHKFPVPEDEWLTYILDQYINDRGIQLDLDLVAQAIRFDERSRAELTKQMMKLTTLDNPNSIAQMKAWLAEHGMETDTLDKAAVKEMLKSAPHDLKQVLELRQSLAKSSVKKYTTMGNVVGNDGRARGLLQFYGANRTGRWAGRLIQVQNLPQNHLPDLAEARNLVKSGSFEMLDALYDSVPLVLSELIRTAFVPRPGYKFIVADFSAIEARVIAWLAGETWRNEVFATHGKIYEASASQMFQVPIEEITKGSPLRQKGKIAELALGYGGSVGALKAMGALEMGLAEHELQPLVNAWRSANPKIVRLWWDVDKAAMTAVNERTNTQTHGIRFEYRSGMLFIVLPSGRRLAYVKPKIGQNRFGGEAVTYEGVGISKKWERIESYGPKFVENIVQAISRDILCHAMRRLDAAGFSIVMSVHDEVVIEAPPEVSPDDVCRHMAETPSWAEGLLLRAEGFVCPFYKKD is encoded by the coding sequence ATGAAACATCTCAGTGTGGATATTGAAACATTTAGCGACCGTGACCTGTCGAAGTGCGGCGTCTACAAGTACGCCGAATCCCCCAATTTTGAGATTCTGCTGTTCAGCTACTCCGCTGATGGAGGCAATGTGCATGTAGTCGACATAGTGGGCGGAGAAAAACTGCCCCGTGAAATAGAGAAGGCTCTGGTAGATGAAAGCGTAACTAAGTGGGCCTTTAACGCGCAGTTTGAGCGGGTCTGCCTGTCAAGATATTTAGGCCACTGGCTCAGGCCCGAATCATGGCGCTGCACCATGGTGTGGGCGGCGTATCTGGGCCTTCCGCTATCTTTGGAGGGTACGGGCGCAGTGCTGGGGCTGGAGAAGCAGAAGCTCAAGGAAGGTAAAGACCTCATCAGATATTTCTCCGTCCCCTGTAAACCCACGAAGGCAAACGGTGGCCGGACACGCAACCTTCCCTCCGATGCGCCGGACAAATGGGAGCAGTTTAGAGCTTACAACGTCCGCGACGTGGAGACAGAACAGGCAATTCAGGCACGGCTCCATAAGTTCCCCGTACCGGAGGACGAGTGGCTAACCTACATTCTCGACCAGTATATCAACGACCGGGGCATCCAGCTGGACTTGGATCTGGTCGCACAAGCAATCCGCTTTGATGAGCGGTCGCGGGCTGAGCTAACCAAGCAGATGATGAAGCTAACTACGCTGGACAACCCCAACTCGATTGCTCAGATGAAGGCATGGCTTGCGGAGCACGGGATGGAAACCGATACCCTGGACAAAGCGGCAGTCAAGGAGATGCTCAAATCTGCGCCACATGACCTCAAGCAAGTGTTGGAGCTGCGGCAGTCACTCGCTAAGAGCAGTGTGAAGAAATACACGACAATGGGCAACGTTGTCGGTAACGATGGCCGGGCCAGGGGGCTCTTGCAGTTCTATGGCGCGAACCGAACCGGGCGCTGGGCTGGCAGGCTGATTCAAGTGCAAAACCTGCCCCAGAACCATCTGCCGGATTTGGCCGAGGCTCGAAACCTTGTAAAAAGCGGCAGTTTCGAGATGCTAGATGCGCTCTATGATTCCGTTCCCCTTGTTCTGTCGGAGCTTATACGGACAGCATTTGTGCCCCGGCCAGGCTATAAGTTCATCGTAGCCGACTTCTCTGCCATTGAAGCCCGCGTTATCGCATGGCTGGCGGGCGAGACATGGCGTAACGAGGTGTTTGCCACTCACGGCAAGATTTATGAGGCGTCGGCAAGCCAGATGTTCCAAGTCCCTATTGAGGAAATAACCAAGGGAAGCCCGCTCAGGCAAAAAGGTAAAATCGCGGAGTTGGCGCTTGGCTATGGCGGCTCAGTCGGAGCTCTGAAAGCTATGGGCGCCCTGGAGATGGGGTTAGCCGAGCATGAGCTGCAACCGCTGGTGAATGCGTGGAGAAGCGCCAATCCCAAAATCGTGAGGCTCTGGTGGGATGTTGACAAGGCGGCGATGACCGCGGTCAATGAGCGAACCAACACACAAACCCACGGCATCCGGTTTGAGTACAGAAGCGGCATGCTCTTTATTGTGCTGCCCTCCGGCAGGCGGCTGGCCTATGTGAAACCGAAGATCGGGCAGAACCGCTTTGGCGGTGAGGCGGTTACCTATGAGGGAGTAGGCATCAGCAAGAAGTGGGAGCGCATCGAAAGCTATGGCCCCAAGTTCGTGGAGAACATTGTGCAGGCAATTTCCCGGGATATCCTTTGCCATGCCATGCGGCGACTTGACGCAGCGGGGTTTTCCATCGTCATGAGCGTTCACGATGAGGTGGTTATAGAAGCGCCTCCGGAGGTGTCTCCAGACGATGTCTGCCGCCATATGGCCGAAACCCCGTCTTGGGCGGAGGGGCTGCTGCTTCGTGCCGAAGGCTTCGTGTGCCCATTTTATAAAAAAGATTGA